The sequence below is a genomic window from Streptomyces sp. B21-105.
TGAACGAGGAGCCGCACCTGCCGCCACCGGCGGAGCGTGCCCGGCTGCGTGAGGCCGCCGGCATCACGCAGGCCCGCCTGGCGGCCGCGTTGAAGACCACGACCCAGTCGGTGAAGAACTGGGAGAACGGCCGCAGCGAGCCGAAGTCGCCGCGCCTGGACGCCTACCAGCGGCTGCTGAACGGGTGGGCGGCGAAGTACCCCGCCCCCGGCACAGCTCCGACAGTTCCGGTTGCCGCGACCGTGCCTGCGGCGTCTGCCGAACCGGGTGCGTCCAGGGCGGAGACGGCAGATGCCGCGGCCCCTCAGGCTTCCGCCGTTCCGGCTGCGGCGCTGGCACGCCCTGCCGTCCGGCCTGCTGCGCCGTCGCGGCGTCCGGCCACGAAGAGGGCGGCGCAGCCGGCAGCCGACCCGCGCTTCCCGCACGGCCCGCTCGCGGTCCTGGACGGTGACGGCTGCGCGTACGGCACGGGCGGGATCGTGCTGGACTGCCCGGCGACCACCGTTCCGGAGTTGGTGGAGTGGACGCTGCGCGAGTCCGGCCTCGGCGCGCCGAAGCTCAACCGCTACGGCAAGGACTCCGACCCGCTGATCGTCCTCACCGCCGCAGCCGCCGTGAAACTCGGACTGCCCGAGCGCCTGGAAGGCCACGAACAGCGCCGCTCCCTGCGCCTGCCCGAGGACCACCCGGTGGTCAAACAGGTGGCGAAGGCGAAGTGGCGGCTCACTCAGCGCGGGTTCGGGCCGTGGGCAAGGATCTACCGCAAGGCACAGGGACGCGACCGGCAGTGCGTGCAGCTCGCGATCCTGTCCTGGGACGCCCTCGACGAGCGGTCCTGGCCCGGGGTGGCGGAGATGGAGCCGGCCGACGTCGCCCGCGTCCTCGGCGTGTACGCGACCCGGGTCATCACCCCGCGCGGCTCCACAGCCGTATCGGGCCTTGAGCTGATGACGGCGCTGCGCCCGCCCACCCGCGCGGTGCGCGACGAGGCGAGCGGGAACTGGGTGCCCGGCCACAACCCCGGCAGCCTTGGCACCGAGCCGATGGCCCCCGCGCCGCCGGAGGCCACCCCCGAACACCCGGTCGTCGTGGACAGCGGCTGGAGCGGCGGGTTCTTGAACGAGGAGGCGTACCAGTGGGTGCGGCCGGTGGACCTGCTCAGCGATGAAGAGTGCACACTTCCGTACGCGGTCGGCCTGGACCTGAACACCGCCTTCCTCGCCGCCGCGGCCCGCCTGGTCGTCGGCCTGTCCGGCCCCGACCACTTCCACGCCCCAACGTTCAACCCGAAGATCCCCGGGAGCTGGCTGGTCGACCTGTCCCACGTCGAGGTGGACCCGCGCCTGCCCTCACCGTTCACACCGACCGGGGAGCGGCCGACGGGACCTGCCTGGTATCAGACGCACACCGTCGCCTACGCCCAGGAACTCGGCCACAACGTCGCCCCGCTCGAGGCGTACCTGCGCCGCGAGACCGGCGCCTACCTGGACCCGTGGCACGACCGCCTCAAGGAGGCGTACATCGACACCCTCACCGACCTCGGCGTCACCAAGGAACTCACGGACGTTCAGTTCCTGGCGGCGATGGAGCGGCACAAAGACGCCGACCCGGCCATGGCGGCTGTCCTGGCGGCTATCAAGGCCACCGTCAAGGGCGGCATCGGCAAGCTCCGCGAACGCCCCCAGGGCAGGAAATACAAGGAGGGCGAACGGTGGCCGGCCCTCCAACGCCCCACCTGGCGGCCCGACATCCGCGCCGCCGTCATCTCCAAGGCCCGCGTCAACATGCACCGCAAGATGCGCAACATGGCCACGATGACGGGCCTGTACCCGCTCGCCGTGCTCTCCGACTGCGTCGTCTACCCCAGCCCCGGGGACAGCCCGCTGGACTTCCTGCCCTACGCCGCCTCCGGCAAGCCCCAGCCCGGCGGCTTCCGCCTCGGACCCACCCCCGGCCTAGCGAAGCTGGAGGGCGTCCAGTCGATGCTCTGGGCGGTCGACCTCATGGAACAGGGCCACAACCCCGCCCGCCACATCAAAGGCGGCGACGCCGTCCTCGACGAAGGAGAGTAGGCCAGTGCCCGACACCGGATGGACGCACACGACGCGGACCCCGTCGGCCGACACCGGCGGCCAGGACCCCACCGTCGAGAAAGGCTGAGCCGTGGCAGAAATCGAGGACGCCATCGAGCGGGCCGACAGGGAAGCGTTCACCCGCCAGCCCCCCAAGACCCTCAAAGGGCAGATCGGCTACCTGATCAAGCAGCTCAAGACGACCCGCGCTGTCGCCGAGGAGATCGGGGTCAGCCAGCGGTCGGTCGAGCGCTACCGCAAGGGCGAACGCAAACACCCGCCACAGGCGATCACGGACCGCATCGACGCCGCCGTACGGACCCGCTGGCAGCCCCAGGTCCGCAAACGCCGACAGAAACAGGCCGCCACCACCACGGGCATCACCGTAGAGACAAGGGCCCGCTTCGGATACACCGCACCCATCGGCACCACCGACGACGGAAGATTCCGACGGCTTACCGTCCACCTCCCCCCGACCTACGCACAGCGCTTGTTCAACGCCCGCGACGCCGGAGCCAGCGACCAGCAGATGCGCCAGATCATCGCCGAAGGATTCAAAGACATCTACTTCCAAGACGGCGGAGCCCGCGCCATGGGCCTCTCCGACGTCACCCTCAACGACATCGACTACCTCGACCTCGACTACTAACCTCCAGACCCGCCGGGAGCCGGGAGTGTTCAATGATCGGCGGATCCGATGATCAAGGAGACGCCTGATGAGCGACACCACCATCGAGCAGATAGCGCGCGCGGATGTCGAGCCGGTGGCTGCGCCGGTGCTGGCGAGTGACGAGCAGTTGGTCGCGATGCTGGTGGACCGGGCCCGCAGCGAGGGTCTGCAGCTGACCGGGGAGGGCGGGCTGCTGCAGCAGTTGACCAAGCGGGTGCTGGAGTCCGCCCTGGAGGGCGAGATTACGGATCACCTCGGATACGAGAAGCACGACGCCGAGGGCCGGGCAGCGGCAACTCCCGCAATGGCACCAGGGCGAAGACCGTGCTGACCGATGTCGGCCCGGTAAAGGTCAATGTACCCCGGGACGTGGCGGGCACGTTCGAGCCGGCCATCGTCAAAAAGCGCCAGCGCAGGCTGTCCGGCGTGGACGAGGTGGTGCTGTCGTTGTCCGCGAAGGGGCTCACCCACGGAGAGATCTCCGCGCACCTGGCTGAGGTCTACGGGGCGAGCGTGTCCAAGGCCACCATCTCCACGATCACCGACAAGGTGATGGACGGCATGGCGGAATGGTCCAACCGCCCGCTGGACAGCGTCTACCCGGTCCTCTTCGTCGACGCCATCAACGTCAAGATCAGGGTTCTGTCGACGATCTTGTGATCCGGACCGTGCTGCTCATCGTGTGAGCAGGACGCGTTTGCGAAGGAGATCGAGGCTGGCCCGGCCGAACATCTGGCGCTTCAGCATCTTCAGCCGGTTGATGTTGCCCTCGACAGCGCCGGAGCTGTGGGGCAGGGACAGCCCGTTGCGGACAGCGTCGAAGTCGCGGCGGAGGTTGTGGGCGAAGCCTGCGAGTGGAGCCAGGTTGTCCTGTTCGACAGTGGCGATCCAGTCCTCGAGGCGGTCGCCGTGGCGTCCGGTCATCATCGCGGCGAACTTTCTGACGTGACCGGTGAGCCGGTCCAGCTCGGGATCGCGCTCACGCAGGCGGTGCAGCTCGTCGGCATCCCTGCCCCGCAGGTGTTCGGGGTGGGTCATGATCCAGGAAGTGACCTCGCGGACCGACGGGGGCTTGGGGCCCACGGCAGGTGCGTGTCCGCGCCCGGTGCGGTAGCGCCGCAGGTGTCGTTGGACGGCCAACTCCCCACCCGGGTAGCCAAGTTGTTGTATCTCGCGGTAGAGCTGTGCGGCGTTTCTGACGCCTTCGTTCCAACGCCGGTGCAGGTAGCCGACGTACGGGTCCACGATGTGCGCCCGCTGCAGGCTCTTGGCAACGACATCGTCCGCGGAGCGGGCACCCACCAGCTTGCGGACAGTGGCCTGGTGCAGCTCGAGTTTCCGGCCGATCGCCGCCTTCGACATCCCCTGTTCCCACAGTTCGTGGGCGGCAGCATGCTGCTCACGCAGCCGGGTCACGATCTTCAGCTCTTTTGGTGGCTGGACCACCTCGGGCTTTGCCTCCAGGTGGTCGGGGTTGCCTTCCCGGCCGGGAGGCGGTTCAGCCAGGCGGGAGCGATAGGCGTTGACTGTCTTCTCGACCGCCTGGCCGAGGTTGGCCCACAGGTGGTAGCGGTCAGCGACCTGCTCGGCCTGCGGTGCCCCGGCCCGTGCTCCCTCGCCGTAACCGCTGGAACGGTCCCGGCAGATCACCTTCACCTCGGGGTGACGGGCCTTGACCCGGAATCTTGGACACGGGCTATGCGGCTTGGGCCAGGGTAGTTGATGTTGTGTCGAGTGCTGTCTCGTAGGCGATGGGACTGCGTTGTCCGAGGCGGGAATGACGGCGTCGGGTGTTGTAGCGGTTGAGCCAGCGGAACGCGTCGAGACGGGCCTCGCGTTCGCTGGACCAGTGCTTTCGGCCCTGAAGCGTCTCGCGTTTGAACGTCGCGTTGAAGGACTCGGCGAGCGCGTTGTCCGCCGAGCTGCCGATCGCGCTCATGGACTGGCGGACGCCGGCCTGGCGGCAGGCGTCGGCGAAGGCCCGGCTGGTGTACTGGGCTCCGTGGTTGGTGTGCATGACCGCCCCGGAGAGGCTGCCGCGGGTCCGTTCGGCGGCGGACAGGGCGTCGGTGACGAGGTCGGTGCGCATGTGGTCCGCGATCGCCCAGCCGGCCAGGCGGCGTGAGGCGAGGTCGATGACGGTGGCCAAATACAGGAACTTCCCGCCGTCCAGCGGGAGATAGGTGATGTCACCGACGTACTTCGTGTTCGGCTCGCTTGCCGTGAAGTCGCGGCCGATGAGGTCCGGGGCCTTCGCCGCGGCCGGGTCCGCAACAGTGCTGCGGTGTCTGCGGCGCAAGCGCATGCCCGATAGACCGGCACCCCGCATCACCCGCGCGATCCGCTTGTGGTTGACGCGCTCGCCCGCCTCGCGGAGCTCGGCCGTGATTCTGGGGACGCCGTAGGCGCCGTCCGACTCGCGGTGCACGGCCCGTATCCGGGCGGCGAGGCGGGCGTCGGCCGCCTGCCGGGCGGCCCGGTCCGCGGCCGTCGCCCGCCAGTAGTAGAAGCTGGAGCGGGCGATGCCCAGGATGATGCACAGCCGCTTCACGCCGTAACGGCGCTGATGGTCAGCGACGAACTGGAAGCGGTTCACCAGCGCGTCTCCCCGGCGAAATACTTCGCCGCCTTCCGCAGGATCTCGCGCTCTTCCTCCAGCTCACGGACCTTCTTCCGCAGAGCGGCGTTCTCCGCCTCCAACAGCGTCGGCGGCTCGGTCGGCACCTCCGCCCGGCGCCCCCGGGGCCGGCTCGCACCGGCTGCCCGGACCCCGTTTGCGCAGGGTCTCGGGGTTGATCCCCAGATCGGCGGCGACCTGCCTGATCGTCGCCTCGGGCCGCGACTGGTACAGCGCGACCGCGTCCGCCTTGAACTGCGACGGATAGTTCTTCATGACCACGAGATGTCCGTTCTCAGATCCTCAGGATCAAGTGTCTCGTGTGTCCAGGATCAAGGGTCAAGGCCCGGCAATGCGGTCACCCGCCCGGCGTCGACCTCCGCCTTGGGAACGCTTCACCTCTGTAGGCGGCACAACGCGCCGGAACAGCACCCACAGCTCATCCGGCACCAGCCGCTCAATCAAGTCAGCCATGAACCGTAAACGACAAGCCGCCGCCATAAGAAACGATGTCTAAGACCGTGTCCTACGTGGTGAGGCGTCGTTGACCTCGGTATGGGGCGGGGTACGTGGAGTGGGATTGTTCCGGACGGGCTGTGGGAGATCGCGAAGCCGCTTATCCCGCCGTCGAGGGTGCGGCCGCAGGGCGGCGGAACGCAGGACACGCCTGATGAGACGCTGTTCGCGGCGATCATCTACGTGCTGGTCAGCGGATGTGCCTGGCGCCAACTACCGCCTTGCTTCGGCATATCGAAGTCGACCGCCCACCGCCGGTTCCTGATCTGGTCGAGAGCCGGCCTCTGGGGGCGGTTACACGAGGCCGTGCTGCACCGGCTCGACGACGCCGGCCTTATCGACGTCACCCGCGTCCTCCTGGACACCGCTCACGTCCGGGCTAAAAAGGGGGCGAACACACAGGTCCGAGCCCCGTGGATCGGGGTAAGCCGGGTTCCAAGATGCACGTCCTGTCGGACGCGAACGGACTGCCCCTCCTCGTCGGCGTCTCGGCCGGCAACACCCACGACAGCGAAGGGCTGAAGCCCATGGTCGAGGGTCACCAAACGAGACACGACCCCCACCGCGGACGGTACTTCAAGCCCCAGCGCCTCCACGCGGACAAAGCCTACGACCGCGCCGACCTGCGGAAATGGTTACGTGGCAAACGCATCGGAGTACGGATCGCGCGCAAAGGCATCGAGTCCAGCGAACGATTGGGTCGCCGCCGCTGGGTCATCGAGCGGACGATGTCCTGGCTGTCCGGCTACCGACGCCTGAGCCCTCGCTACGAGCGCGATCCCCGCAACTACCTGGCCTTTCTCGGACTGGCAGCCGCCCTGTGCTGCTACAAACGACTCGTCCGCCTCACCACGTAGGACACGGTCTAAGAACTCCTAACGAAATGAGTAGCGGTGCTCGAGGCTTGGCGGAACCCGAGCAGCGCCACCCCCCATGTGCAACCAATCAGTTGCGCATGGGTTTCCAGATGTGCAACATTTGGGTAGCGCATCCGGATGAGATGAGGTTGCAATGATCCCCAACACGATCGAACGCGCCATCCTGATCAACGCCTCCAGGGAACGGGTCTGGTCCGTGCTGAGTGAGCCCGCTTTCCTCGGCCGCTGGTTCGGCAATGGAGAGCCGGTCAAGATCGACCTGCACCCCGGCGGTCTGCTGGTCTTCGACCACGGCATCCACGGCGTCATTCCCGCCCGTATCCAGACGGTCGAGCCGCCGCGCGTCCTGTCCTGGCGGTGGTCCCAAGGCGCCGCAGGCGAGGAGCCGGACGACTCCAACGCCACTCTCGTCGAGTTCACCCTGACCGAAGACGGCTCCACCGGAGGCACCCGGCTGACCATGGTCGAGAGCGGCTTCGCGCACCTCGGGCTGCCCACCGACGAGGCCACCGACCGGCATCGCGCCAACAGCCAGAACTGGCCCGGCAAGCTCGACCAACTGCGCGCGGCCTGCGAACAGACCACGGCATGACCCGCACCACCGAGGGCGAACGGGCCCCCGAAGACGTCCTGGTGGCCCTGACCGACCCGATCCGCCGAGAGATCCTGGCCGTCCTTGCCCGCGAAGGCGGCGCGACCTCGACGTCCCTCGCAGCAAGCCTCCCTGTCACCCGCCAGGCGGTGGCCAAGCATCTGGCCGTCCTCGACCGCGCCGGACTGGTGCGAGCCCACCGAGCCGGACGTGAGGTCCGCTACGAAGCCGACCTGCAACCACTGAGGCGGACGACGCGATGGATGGACACCCTCGCCACCCAGTGGGAACACCGCCTCAACGTGATCAAGGATCTGGCGGAGGGGGTCACTGGCCCCTGAACCTGCCGCCTCAAAGGCCCGTCGCAGTGCGGAGTCTTCTCCAGCAGATCAGTGCGCATCCCAGGGTGAGGAAGGCTTCGTGGATGTCGTCGCGGATCTCCCAACGGATCCGCAGGCGGCGGAACCAGTGCAGGTGGGCGAACGCGCGCTCGATGACCCAGCGTTGGGTGCCCAGGCCGGAGCCGTGCTCGGTGCCGCGGCGGGCGATCAGCGGCTTCACGCCGAGGTCCCAGACCAGGCGGCGGTACTTGTCGTGGTCGTAGCCGCGGTCGCCCAGCACTACATCCGGGCGGCGCCGGGGCCGGCCGCGCTTGCCCCGCACTGGCGGCACGGCTTGGAGGAGCGGGATCAGCTGGGTGACGTCGTTGCGGTTGCCGCCGGTCAGGGTGGCGGCGAGCGGGATGCCGGTGGCGTCGGTGATCAGGTGGTGTTTGCTGCCCGTCCTGCCCCGGTCGACGGGGCTTCGTCCCGTCTTGGACCCCCCTTTAATGCCCGGATGTGGGAGCCGTCGACGGCCGCCCGGGAGAAGTCCAGGGCGTTCGCGCCGCGCAGCTTGGCAAGGAGGACCTCGTGCAACCGGGGCCATACCCGGCCTCGGTCCACTCAGCCAGACGGCGCCAGCAGGTCATGCCCGAGCCGAAGCCGAGTTCCTGCGGCAGGTGTTCCCACGCGGTCCCCGTGTGCAGCACAAACAGGATGCCCTGGAACACCAGCCGATCTGGATGCCGCTTGCGCCCAGGATGCCGACTTCGGCGTTCCACCTTCGGCAACAGCGGCTCGATCACCGCCCACAGCTTGTCGTCGACCTCCCACGGCTTCGGCCGCGCCACCCCGCACCCCCAGATCATCAGTCCGGGAGTGATCCAACCACCTCGAAGATCATTTCGTTAGGAGTTCTAAGGACCAATGGAAGGCTGGCACGCAGCGGCCCGACTAGGTTGAGCGCATGACAAGCCTCGATCACCCCCAGATGTCCGGGCTGGGGCGGAACCCAACAGCCCCTCAGGACGTCCTGATACGCCTGGCCACACACAAGGCCGGCCGACACGGGATATCGCTGCGTCGCGGGCGGCTGGAGGACGCTGTTGTCGAGGCTCTGCTGACGCACGGCGACGACAACACCGCGGTGCGCCTTCACGGAGACCGGGTCTCCCCGGCGATGCGCCGCAGGATCGCCGAGCATCCCAATCCGGCGATCCGTGACGCGTACGCAGACTTTGTCCGCGGCATGGTGGATCGCAAGGTGCCGATCGGCATCGATGCCCTGGAGGAAGCCTACGGCCAGCCTCGGGCGGCACTCGTCAGCGCGACGAGTCCGAGCCTGCGCGCCGCGGTCGCGCGAGCCTGGTACGACCGGCCTCTCGCCGTGCAAGTGGAACTACTCGCCGACCCGGATCCGCAGGTCCGTGCAGCCGCCACCGAGCACAGGCAACCGGGTGTCCCGCCTGAGTGGAGGGAGCGTTGCCTTGCCGACGCTGCTGTGTGCGTCAACGTGGCGCGCTACGCCCCGCTCACGTCGGAGCAGTTTGTGCAGCTCATGCGGAGCGAGGAAGAGAAGGTCCATCAGGCTGTCGCCGGGAACCCTCATCTATCGGCAGAGATGATTGCCCGGCTACTGGACATCAACGACCCCCTCGTGCGGATCGCGGCTGCGCAGAGTCGCCATGTGGACGCCGAAACCCGGGACCGACTGTATGCGCTCGTAGAAGCCGAACGCGCGGACGGAAGCATCGAGGCCGAGGTGGCTCTGAACTGGAACTTCGCCGAACCGGACTGGCTGCGCGAAGCGCCCTCAACGAGCAGATGACCTACCTGGACTGCCG
It includes:
- a CDS encoding ISL3 family transposase, whose product is MSKAAIGRKLELHQATVRKLVGARSADDVVAKSLQRAHIVDPYVGYLHRRWNEGVRNAAQLYREIQQLGYPGGELAVQRHLRRYRTGRGHAPAVGPKPPSVREVTSWIMTHPEHLRGRDADELHRLRERDPELDRLTGHVRKFAAMMTGRHGDRLEDWIATVEQDNLAPLAGFAHNLRRDFDAVRNGLSLPHSSGAVEGNINRLKMLKRQMFGRASLDLLRKRVLLTR
- a CDS encoding IS5 family transposase (programmed frameshift) encodes the protein MGRGTWSGIVPDGLWEIAKPLIPPSRVRPQGGGTQDTPDETLFAAIIYVLVSGCAWRQLPPCFGISKSTAHRRFLIWSRAGLWGRLHEAVLHRLDDAGLIDVTRVLLDTAHVRAKKGGEHTGPSPVDRGKPGSKMHVLSDANGLPLLVGVSAGNTHDSEGLKPMVEGHQTRHDPHRGRYFKPQRLHADKAYDRADLRKWLRGKRIGVRIARKGIESSERLGRRRWVIERTMSWLSGYRRLSPRYERDPRNYLAFLGLAAALCCYKRLVRLTT
- the tpg gene encoding telomere-protecting terminal protein Tpg, which produces MAEIEDAIERADREAFTRQPPKTLKGQIGYLIKQLKTTRAVAEEIGVSQRSVERYRKGERKHPPQAITDRIDAAVRTRWQPQVRKRRQKQAATTTGITVETRARFGYTAPIGTTDDGRFRRLTVHLPPTYAQRLFNARDAGASDQQMRQIIAEGFKDIYFQDGGARAMGLSDVTLNDIDYLDLDY
- a CDS encoding ArsR/SmtB family transcription factor — protein: MTRTTEGERAPEDVLVALTDPIRREILAVLAREGGATSTSLAASLPVTRQAVAKHLAVLDRAGLVRAHRAGREVRYEADLQPLRRTTRWMDTLATQWEHRLNVIKDLAEGVTGP
- a CDS encoding SRPBCC domain-containing protein; translation: MIPNTIERAILINASRERVWSVLSEPAFLGRWFGNGEPVKIDLHPGGLLVFDHGIHGVIPARIQTVEPPRVLSWRWSQGAAGEEPDDSNATLVEFTLTEDGSTGGTRLTMVESGFAHLGLPTDEATDRHRANSQNWPGKLDQLRAACEQTTA
- the tap gene encoding telomere-associated protein Tap; translated protein: NEEPHLPPPAERARLREAAGITQARLAAALKTTTQSVKNWENGRSEPKSPRLDAYQRLLNGWAAKYPAPGTAPTVPVAATVPAASAEPGASRAETADAAAPQASAVPAAALARPAVRPAAPSRRPATKRAAQPAADPRFPHGPLAVLDGDGCAYGTGGIVLDCPATTVPELVEWTLRESGLGAPKLNRYGKDSDPLIVLTAAAAVKLGLPERLEGHEQRRSLRLPEDHPVVKQVAKAKWRLTQRGFGPWARIYRKAQGRDRQCVQLAILSWDALDERSWPGVAEMEPADVARVLGVYATRVITPRGSTAVSGLELMTALRPPTRAVRDEASGNWVPGHNPGSLGTEPMAPAPPEATPEHPVVVDSGWSGGFLNEEAYQWVRPVDLLSDEECTLPYAVGLDLNTAFLAAAARLVVGLSGPDHFHAPTFNPKIPGSWLVDLSHVEVDPRLPSPFTPTGERPTGPAWYQTHTVAYAQELGHNVAPLEAYLRRETGAYLDPWHDRLKEAYIDTLTDLGVTKELTDVQFLAAMERHKDADPAMAAVLAAIKATVKGGIGKLRERPQGRKYKEGERWPALQRPTWRPDIRAAVISKARVNMHRKMRNMATMTGLYPLAVLSDCVVYPSPGDSPLDFLPYAASGKPQPGGFRLGPTPGLAKLEGVQSMLWAVDLMEQGHNPARHIKGGDAVLDEGE